In the genome of Anabaena cylindrica PCC 7122, the window TCATCTGAAGTGAAATAAGTAAAAGGACACTCATGTTGATAAAAAGCCCCTACAGTGGGGTCGGAGAAAATCACGCAACCACAACCGTAGGGTTGAAGACCATGTTTATGAGGGTCAATCACCAGAGAATCAACCTTAGACAGACAATTAAAAGCAGTTCTAGTGGCATCAGCGAGGTTATTTACCAAAGTAAAATAACCACCATAGGCAGCATCAGCATGGATGCGAAAATCGTAATGCGATCGCAACTCCAAAATAGCTGGGAGAGGGTCTACAGCCCCAGTTGCAGTAGTACCCATTGTCACCACAACAGTACCAATATCACCAGCCTGGAGCATAGTTTCCAGAGCATTAACATCCATTCGACCAAAGCGATCGCTCTTGACAGCCGCAAAAGGCAGGCCTAGCACCCCACAAATACGTTCGTGTGTATAGTGTGATTGCTGTGAAGCAACAATTTTTAAACCAGGCTTGACCTTTCCAGCCACCCATAAAGCTTCCAAATTAGCGATCGTTCCACCACCGCAAAGATGTCCCAAATGAGTTTCCCATCCAAACATCTGAGCGATTTCCTTAACCGCCTCTTTTTCCATGAAAGTACTAGCTCGTCCTCCATCTAACGCATGATTATTCGGATTAATCCACATAGACAGCATATAAGCCAAACGAGCCATAGGATGAGGCGGTTTTAGCATTTGTCCCACATATAGTGGATGAGGATAGGGAAAGTTATCCTGCATCCGCGTCGCCACTGCCAACAAAACAGTCCGTATAGCATCTAATTGGCATGGAGAATTAAATTCCGGCATTCCTTGAAAACCCAATTCCAATTCCTCAAGTGCCTCAAACAGTAATTTCAAACTTTCTTTTTCTAGCATCAATTTCAAAATACTGATTAATTTGCTTTTTCATGTTGATGGAACGGACAACCAGCAGACACTTTAAAATTCGGATCAATCAACCGCCAGCGATTTTGAGAAAATCGATCCAATACATCCACAGCAGTACTATTGTCACATCTTAAGCTACCAACTTCACCACCACCAAACTTTTCACAAACAGCTTTATGGGACTTAGCCAAACTAAAATAAGCAGCTACTAATTTGTGGTGTTGAGGCTCAAGATCAGCGGGTAATCGTTCAAACACCGGTCGGAGTCTTTTCCATATCTTCACCAACCAAGAATGCTCCCAAGACATAAGTCCACTGAAGTCATTAGATTGAACGTAAGGAGGAGCCATTGTTGGCCGCACTTGGTTTTCGTACTCTTTCCTACTGAAACTGCCAGCAAGCTCCATCGCTGCCCCTGATGCCATCATCAATTCAGCCGCCGTTTCTAACTCAATTTGTGCCTCTGGAATATTGCCTAATGCCAGATTCATTTCAAATCGACTCAAACAAATAATCAAACCTTGAGTATTAATAAAAAATGACCAATGAAATCCTTCCCAAATTTGTTGCGGCTCATTTTTAATATCAATCATGAAATTTTCTCCAGACATAAACTAAAAACTCTTGATAACAAATATGTATAAGTTTCAAATCCTTTCTTTTGCATTTCTATATGAATAGGGTCGAAATCATCAAAATTTTGACTGAGTTCCAGAAAATTTCTATACGCTAAAA includes:
- a CDS encoding pyridoxal phosphate-dependent decarboxylase family protein: MLEKESLKLLFEALEELELGFQGMPEFNSPCQLDAIRTVLLAVATRMQDNFPYPHPLYVGQMLKPPHPMARLAYMLSMWINPNNHALDGGRASTFMEKEAVKEIAQMFGWETHLGHLCGGGTIANLEALWVAGKVKPGLKIVASQQSHYTHERICGVLGLPFAAVKSDRFGRMDVNALETMLQAGDIGTVVVTMGTTATGAVDPLPAILELRSHYDFRIHADAAYGGYFTLVNNLADATRTAFNCLSKVDSLVIDPHKHGLQPYGCGCVIFSDPTVGAFYQHECPFTYFTSDELHLGEISLECSRPGAAAVALWATQRLLPYTRDGEFATELSKSRTAALTLQQKIQADGRFVIPFAPELDILVWTPRAKSASIASQLAKDIFTEAAKKNLHLAIAHLPIEYFIDAHPEIEPDQDHLTCLRSCLIKPEHLDWVEDIWQILQQVNNQILTPKLLKLLTPDS